In Granulicatella elegans, one genomic interval encodes:
- a CDS encoding ISL3 family transposase has product MTTIQEVVLQIKDKNVKWEDNVEEGYFKKKKSLFFFATYTYCPDACPNCSCVNRDFSIVKNGTRTSRITLNPVSGLPAFLKLRKQRFFCRECSHSFTADTTSIVDLNAFISKNVKNEMKVKACETVSESHIAKEMNVSVHTVRRVVNETAESLRIKPLNELPEHMCWDEFKSVASAEASMSFAYCDAITHQLVDVVQDRKMENLVRYFNRFPLQTRLNVKTISIDMYAPYIKVIKHLFPKAKIIIDSFHIIQALNRELNKTRTRKMNQVRYKNRRLYNKLKRYWKLILKNRDDLQSYHYSYYRLFDWLTHSQGIVDYLLQEVPSLKPEYETVHQLREAFKERNFIEFKEELMSVQPKLLSDGLNRVLQTFKKFLPYLQNSCEYTTLSNGPIEGINNKIKVLKRNAYGYSSFTHFRNRILLMSKLFTPTTKKGIKQPDAA; this is encoded by the coding sequence ATGACTACTATACAAGAAGTTGTGCTACAAATCAAAGATAAAAATGTAAAATGGGAAGATAATGTAGAAGAAGGGTATTTTAAGAAGAAAAAAAGCTTGTTTTTCTTCGCTACCTATACCTATTGCCCAGATGCTTGCCCTAACTGTAGTTGTGTAAATCGTGATTTTTCTATTGTTAAAAACGGTACTCGTACTTCTAGAATTACGCTTAATCCGGTTTCTGGATTACCTGCTTTTCTTAAATTAAGAAAACAGCGTTTCTTCTGCCGTGAATGCTCTCATAGTTTTACTGCTGATACAACTAGTATCGTAGACCTTAATGCTTTTATTTCTAAAAATGTAAAAAATGAAATGAAAGTCAAAGCTTGCGAAACAGTTTCTGAATCTCATATCGCTAAAGAAATGAATGTTTCTGTTCATACTGTTCGCAGAGTTGTCAATGAAACTGCTGAATCTCTTAGAATTAAACCTTTAAATGAGTTACCTGAACATATGTGTTGGGATGAATTTAAGTCTGTAGCCTCCGCTGAAGCTAGTATGAGTTTTGCTTATTGTGACGCTATTACTCATCAACTTGTTGATGTTGTTCAAGATAGAAAAATGGAGAATTTAGTTCGTTATTTCAACCGATTTCCTTTACAAACTCGCTTAAATGTTAAAACAATTTCGATTGATATGTATGCTCCATACATTAAAGTGATTAAACATTTATTCCCTAAGGCTAAAATTATTATTGATTCATTCCATATTATTCAAGCTTTAAATAGAGAATTAAACAAGACAAGAACAAGAAAAATGAATCAAGTACGTTATAAAAACAGACGTCTTTATAATAAATTAAAACGTTACTGGAAACTAATCTTAAAAAATCGAGATGACCTTCAATCCTATCACTACAGCTATTACCGATTATTCGATTGGTTAACGCATTCTCAAGGAATTGTAGATTATTTATTACAAGAAGTACCTTCACTTAAACCAGAATATGAAACAGTACATCAATTAAGAGAAGCTTTTAAAGAGAGAAATTTCATTGAATTTAAAGAAGAATTGATGAGTGTACAACCAAAACTTCTGTCTGATGGATTAAATCGTGTTCTCCAAACATTTAAGAAATTTTTACCGTATTTACAAAATTCTTGTGAGTATACAACACTTTCAAATGGACCTATTGAAGGGATTAACAACAAGATAAAAGTACTTAAAAGAAATGCATATGGCTACAGCAGTTTTACTCATTTTAGAAATAGAATTCTACTAATGTCTAAACTATTTACTCCAACAACTAAAAAAGGAATTAAGCAACCTGACGCTGCTTAA
- a CDS encoding ABC transporter permease produces MTVYKYFLKLANRYKMYAIVYLIIFIGMALLQVSGKNETSKFEDTSIKMIIKDESNGTDEIMKHLVQTLQKNHNVQFTTNSDTSVKEMIYAGDVDAVLWIPSDVHSKLEKEQEVVAMEISHSLSGHLIREYVNAYIRYAVALKKQGDFSAEKIDTIMSQEAKVTLLSKEVVSSQYSKEKFGEHYFAYSPFIYFSVFIYLFGTIFSKMKGKEVAKRIAIAMKDERRVMLEQFLAGLTIVGLIVGINLLFVEILSPEFYTSSQALKILLLSTVSAISAYALSFLCAVVIGENQYAYSAASTIFGMGLAFLSGIFVPLDLVSSFGVNIAKFFPVYYVTSAANNSSTEFSSYAFHLGMIVLFTILYVVMAFSVQRIRRNKKFI; encoded by the coding sequence ATGACAGTTTATAAATATTTTTTAAAACTTGCAAATCGGTATAAAATGTATGCCATCGTTTATTTAATAATTTTTATAGGAATGGCCTTACTTCAAGTCTCTGGAAAGAATGAAACGAGTAAATTTGAAGATACTTCTATTAAAATGATAATAAAAGATGAGTCGAATGGAACTGATGAAATCATGAAACATTTAGTTCAAACACTGCAAAAAAATCATAACGTACAGTTCACAACGAACAGTGATACAAGTGTGAAAGAAATGATTTATGCAGGGGATGTAGATGCAGTGTTATGGATTCCAAGTGATGTACATTCAAAATTGGAAAAAGAACAAGAAGTTGTTGCAATGGAAATCTCTCATTCATTATCGGGTCATTTAATTCGTGAGTACGTAAATGCATATATTCGATACGCAGTCGCTTTAAAAAAACAAGGGGATTTTAGTGCGGAAAAAATTGATACTATTATGTCTCAAGAAGCTAAAGTAACATTGCTATCGAAAGAAGTAGTATCCAGTCAATACTCTAAAGAAAAATTTGGTGAACATTATTTTGCTTATAGTCCATTTATCTATTTTTCAGTGTTCATTTATTTATTTGGTACAATTTTTTCTAAAATGAAAGGAAAAGAAGTTGCCAAGAGAATTGCGATTGCGATGAAAGATGAGCGTAGAGTGATGTTGGAACAATTTTTAGCAGGGTTAACGATTGTAGGTTTGATTGTTGGCATTAATCTGCTTTTTGTAGAAATATTATCTCCTGAATTTTATACGAGTTCTCAAGCGTTGAAGATTTTATTATTGAGTACAGTTTCGGCAATTTCAGCTTATGCTTTGTCATTTCTTTGTGCAGTAGTTATTGGCGAGAACCAATATGCTTATTCAGCTGCAAGTACAATATTTGGGATGGGGCTAGCGTTTTTATCTGGAATTTTTGTTCCTTTAGATCTCGTAAGTTCTTTTGGAGTGAATATTGCTAAATTCTTCCCTGTTTATTACGTGACTTCTGCAGCGAACAATTCTTCAACAGAGTTTTCAAGTTATGCATTCCATTTAGGGATGATTGTTTTATTTACTATTTTATATGTCGTAATGGCGTTTAGCGTGCAGCGCATTCGTCGCAATAAAAAATTTATTTAA
- a CDS encoding CpXC domain-containing protein, which produces MTEVNQVPIHCETCQKSFDYTIYQNVNVTETPELKEKLMNQTVFQCTCPHCEQKYFIPYILNYQDMDKKILIHFFPKEEEMQKELQQVLIDDQTTNQDFLDSGYAVRYVGSCDEFFEKLCIAEEGYDDRIIEIVKYYCVDRMLQKNIVFDRILFSNRQDAGVGIYIVNGKKISHFIPVSEELLKIAEKQLEKAKPEKDLLVDRYWAQIVASVGEE; this is translated from the coding sequence ATGACAGAAGTAAATCAAGTCCCAATTCACTGTGAAACATGTCAAAAGTCTTTTGACTATACGATTTATCAAAATGTGAATGTGACTGAAACTCCAGAGTTAAAAGAAAAATTAATGAATCAAACAGTATTTCAATGTACTTGTCCACATTGTGAGCAAAAATATTTTATTCCGTATATTTTGAATTATCAAGATATGGATAAAAAAATATTAATTCATTTCTTCCCGAAAGAAGAAGAAATGCAAAAGGAATTGCAACAAGTTTTAATCGATGATCAAACGACCAATCAAGATTTCTTAGATAGCGGATATGCTGTTCGTTATGTGGGAAGTTGTGATGAATTTTTTGAAAAGTTATGCATTGCAGAAGAAGGGTATGACGATCGTATTATTGAAATTGTAAAATATTATTGCGTAGATCGAATGTTGCAAAAAAACATCGTATTTGATCGTATTCTTTTTAGTAACCGACAAGATGCAGGAGTAGGAATTTATATTGTAAATGGAAAGAAAATTTCTCATTTTATTCCAGTTTCTGAAGAACTATTAAAAATTGCAGAAAAACAATTGGAAAAAGCAAAACCAGAAAAAGATTTGTTAGTGGATCGCTATTGGGCACAAATTGTCGCTTCTGTTGGAGAAGAGTAG
- a CDS encoding divergent PAP2 family protein: protein MTIFENYPLIAALSSILFAQFVKFPIAFFTRKKGAHLSLMTSTGGMPSSHSAAVTSLITALGLEYGFASPLVAIATTFGVIVMFDAMAVRRQSGEQGILLSQLFEEQLRDETTKLSDIEIDDDEPIQLFNTEENKKLIIKKYLGHKPVEVFGGAMTGIVMAILLRFLYF, encoded by the coding sequence ATGACTATTTTTGAAAATTATCCTTTAATAGCAGCATTATCATCAATCTTATTTGCACAATTTGTTAAATTTCCAATTGCTTTTTTCACTCGAAAAAAAGGAGCACATTTATCCCTTATGACAAGTACGGGTGGAATGCCAAGTTCTCACTCTGCTGCCGTTACTTCACTCATTACAGCTCTTGGATTGGAATATGGATTTGCTTCTCCACTTGTAGCAATTGCCACAACATTTGGTGTTATTGTTATGTTTGATGCGATGGCAGTTAGACGTCAAAGTGGTGAACAAGGAATTTTATTATCACAATTATTTGAAGAACAATTAAGAGATGAAACTACAAAATTATCAGACATTGAAATTGATGATGATGAACCAATTCAATTATTTAATACAGAAGAAAATAAAAAATTAATTATTAAGAAATATCTTGGACATAAACCAGTAGAAGTATTTGGTGGAGCAATGACAGGAATTGTAATGGCTATCCTATTACGCTTCTTATATTTCTAA
- a CDS encoding phosphatidylglycerophosphatase A: MKNTKELHEYALSLLHERGVELEEIAKLVHFLQEPYFPNLTIEHCYNNVEFVLKKREVQNAIITGIELDKLAEKNQLSQPLNDILTKDEGLYGVDEILALSIVNVYGSIGFTNYGYIDKVKPGILQLLNDKSSGCCHTFLDDIVGAIAAAAASRVAHGYPEYQEAELD, from the coding sequence ATGAAAAATACAAAAGAATTACATGAATATGCACTATCACTTCTTCACGAACGTGGAGTTGAGTTAGAAGAAATTGCAAAATTAGTTCATTTCTTACAAGAACCATATTTTCCTAATTTAACAATTGAACACTGCTACAATAATGTTGAATTTGTTCTAAAAAAACGTGAAGTACAAAACGCCATCATTACAGGAATTGAGTTAGATAAATTAGCAGAAAAAAATCAACTATCACAACCATTAAATGATATTCTTACAAAAGATGAAGGTTTATATGGTGTAGACGAAATTCTTGCTTTATCTATCGTAAATGTTTATGGTTCTATCGGATTTACAAACTATGGTTATATCGATAAAGTAAAACCAGGAATTTTACAATTATTAAATGATAAATCAAGTGGCTGCTGCCACACATTTCTAGATGATATCGTAGGTGCCATTGCAGCAGCAGCAGCAAGTCGTGTAGCCCATGGATATCCAGAATATCAAGAAGCAGAATTAGATTAA
- a CDS encoding ABC transporter permease, whose translation MMTFLKLFKYLFKDAVKDFAFSFWVLCYPVILTTFFYLSLSGVIHQELTPVRVAMTKDHPFHFVFEQAGENFEITDVTSAEEGKQLTLDGEVDGFVDDQLDVVVAKESGTPQSVLKNVITQIKQVQSLGQSASSIDFQKSWITETKSEVSEGTMMFYSSLASFAMYSIFSGVVCVAYMNGNLSEVGRRVMGSSFSKWKFLIYSFATGLTLNLVSNIILLVYLTQILKLQLFSDWTGSIALMVIGNIFGLALGILVGTLQQLSMQGRIIIALMMNMILSAIAGLMGSAIRVFINSSLPWVNQFNPVALIMSGFYQLNRFNGSTQMGRIYGLLGIYIALLTVCAFWRLRRTRYDSL comes from the coding sequence ATGATGACATTTCTAAAGTTATTTAAGTATTTATTTAAAGATGCGGTAAAAGATTTTGCATTTTCATTTTGGGTATTATGTTATCCGGTAATTTTAACGACTTTCTTTTATTTATCTCTTTCTGGTGTGATTCATCAAGAATTAACTCCAGTTCGTGTGGCGATGACTAAGGATCATCCTTTTCATTTTGTATTCGAACAAGCAGGGGAGAATTTTGAAATTACAGATGTCACTTCAGCAGAAGAAGGAAAGCAGTTAACGCTTGATGGTGAAGTCGATGGATTTGTTGATGATCAGTTGGATGTTGTAGTCGCAAAAGAATCAGGTACTCCTCAAAGTGTGTTAAAAAATGTCATAACTCAAATTAAGCAAGTTCAGTCTCTTGGCCAAAGTGCCTCTTCGATTGATTTTCAAAAAAGTTGGATAACAGAAACAAAGAGTGAGGTCAGTGAAGGAACAATGATGTTCTATTCAAGTCTAGCAAGTTTTGCAATGTATTCAATCTTTAGTGGAGTTGTTTGTGTAGCATATATGAATGGTAATTTATCTGAAGTGGGACGAAGAGTTATGGGAAGTTCATTTAGTAAATGGAAATTTCTGATTTACAGTTTTGCTACAGGATTAACGTTGAATCTAGTTTCAAATATTATTTTATTAGTGTATTTAACGCAAATTCTTAAATTGCAATTATTTTCTGATTGGACAGGAAGTATAGCATTGATGGTTATCGGGAATATTTTTGGATTAGCATTAGGAATTTTAGTGGGGACACTTCAACAGCTCAGTATGCAAGGAAGAATTATCATTGCTTTAATGATGAATATGATTTTATCGGCTATTGCAGGGTTAATGGGAAGTGCTATTCGAGTATTTATAAATAGTAGTTTGCCATGGGTGAATCAGTTTAATCCGGTAGCTTTAATCATGTCTGGTTTTTATCAATTGAATCGTTTTAATGGAAGTACCCAAATGGGGAGAATTTATGGATTACTTGGAATTTATATTGCCCTCTTAACTGTATGTGCATTTTGGAGATTAAGGAGAACACGTTATGACAGTTTATAA
- a CDS encoding sensor histidine kinase encodes MRTFIEKSLFFILISIFLAQENIELLTIFLGFCMYILSLSPYVSSKFISSIALGISGILCILFPQTGLYSVLFIMHAVHLYGLWGIFSGGILFLQPNLFTLILGIIGSYILIQTQKDEAFQKKNYQIQNNLELERLKLIQRQQSNSDEVLKQMEIATLKERNRISHALHDQLGHTLSASIMQLEALQIITTEPVVEEKLEHLSSILQQEMDDIRLTIHQMYDDSFSLSQRMDTLLQPLKEKAQLNFTNTISDSIPINVKYDILTICKELTTNFMKHSNGTQIQLFLLEQKTTYTINYRDNGDRPTNTPSGMGLTMMKELVEKHNGDFTLQTNNGYEIFIRIPKQEASHD; translated from the coding sequence TTGCGTACATTCATTGAAAAATCATTATTTTTTATTCTCATCAGTATTTTTTTAGCACAGGAAAATATTGAACTGTTGACAATTTTTCTAGGATTTTGTATGTATATCCTCTCACTTTCCCCTTATGTCAGTTCAAAATTCATTTCATCGATTGCATTAGGGATTTCTGGAATACTTTGTATTCTATTCCCACAGACTGGACTTTATAGTGTACTGTTCATTATGCATGCTGTTCATTTATATGGTTTATGGGGAATTTTTTCTGGGGGGATTTTATTTTTACAGCCTAATTTATTTACCCTTATCCTCGGCATCATTGGCAGCTATATCCTAATACAAACTCAAAAAGATGAAGCTTTTCAAAAGAAAAATTATCAAATCCAAAATAATTTAGAATTAGAACGCTTGAAATTAATACAGCGCCAACAATCAAATTCTGATGAAGTTTTAAAGCAAATGGAAATTGCGACCTTAAAAGAAAGAAATCGGATTTCTCATGCATTACATGATCAACTAGGACATACTTTGAGTGCTTCTATTATGCAATTAGAAGCGCTGCAAATTATTACAACTGAACCCGTTGTAGAAGAAAAATTAGAACATTTATCAAGTATTTTACAACAGGAAATGGATGACATTCGATTAACAATCCATCAAATGTATGATGACTCATTCTCACTTTCGCAAAGAATGGATACACTCCTTCAACCTTTGAAAGAAAAAGCACAGCTAAATTTTACAAACACTATATCAGATAGTATTCCTATTAATGTAAAATATGATATTTTAACGATCTGTAAGGAATTGACAACAAACTTTATGAAACATTCTAATGGAACGCAAATTCAATTATTCCTTTTAGAACAAAAAACAACTTACACCATTAATTATAGAGACAATGGTGACCGTCCAACGAATACTCCCTCAGGCATGGGACTAACCATGATGAAGGAATTAGTGGAAAAACATAATGGAGATTTTACACTTCAAACAAATAATGGATATGAAATTTTTATTCGTATTCCAAAACAGGAGGCCTCTCATGATTAA
- a CDS encoding NAD(P)/FAD-dependent oxidoreductase: MENEMTTTEIVDIAIIGGGPVGLFTAFYAGLRQASVKIIESLPQLGGQPGMLYPEKMVYDIPAYPEILAGDLVENLMKQLERFEATQICLKEEALQIEKFEDYYEIRTSKQKHFARTIIIACGNGAFRPRKLELEGAENYENHQLHYFVTNLERFRDKNIAICGGGDSAVDWALALENIAKKVSIIHRRPQFRAHEHSVELVQNSSIEIFTPYIPERLNGDGNTLQSVTFKQARGEEEIELEVDDFIVSYGISSSIGSIKDWGLELQRNAIITNSKMETNLPGIFAVGDIATYEGKVQIIATGFGEAPIAVNQAMAYIHPEKRTQTIHSSSLF, encoded by the coding sequence ATGGAGAATGAAATGACAACAACAGAAATCGTAGATATTGCCATTATTGGCGGTGGACCCGTGGGATTATTTACAGCTTTTTATGCTGGACTTCGTCAAGCTAGTGTAAAAATTATCGAAAGCCTTCCTCAACTTGGAGGACAACCTGGAATGTTATATCCTGAAAAAATGGTTTACGATATTCCCGCTTATCCTGAAATTTTAGCTGGAGATTTAGTAGAAAACTTAATGAAGCAATTAGAGCGATTTGAAGCTACACAAATTTGCTTAAAAGAAGAAGCTCTTCAAATTGAAAAATTCGAGGACTACTATGAAATTAGAACTTCTAAACAAAAACACTTTGCAAGAACGATTATTATTGCATGTGGAAACGGAGCTTTCCGTCCTCGCAAATTAGAATTAGAAGGTGCAGAAAATTATGAAAATCATCAACTGCACTACTTCGTTACGAATTTAGAACGATTTAGAGATAAAAACATTGCCATTTGTGGTGGTGGAGATTCAGCCGTTGACTGGGCATTAGCGTTAGAAAATATCGCCAAAAAAGTTAGCATCATTCACCGTCGTCCACAATTTAGAGCACACGAACATAGTGTTGAATTAGTTCAAAATTCTTCTATTGAAATCTTCACTCCATATATTCCTGAACGCTTAAACGGAGATGGAAATACTCTACAATCTGTTACATTTAAACAAGCTCGTGGAGAAGAAGAAATTGAATTAGAAGTGGATGACTTCATTGTCAGCTATGGTATTTCCTCTTCTATCGGATCCATTAAAGATTGGGGATTAGAACTTCAAAGAAACGCAATCATCACGAATAGTAAAATGGAAACAAACCTTCCAGGTATTTTTGCCGTTGGTGACATTGCTACATACGAAGGAAAAGTTCAAATTATCGCAACAGGATTTGGTGAAGCGCCGATTGCTGTCAACCAAGCAATGGCATACATTCATCCTGAAAAAAGAACCCAAACCATTCATAGTTCTTCTCTTTTCTAA
- a CDS encoding ABC transporter ATP-binding protein, which yields METSIVVKGLVKRYKDLMALNHFEIEIQKGELLALLGPNGCGKTTLINCMLGFLTFDSGEITVLGENQFPLSAKARGQIGIVPQELAYLENLTVEENIDFFCGLYISDSTLRKQYVKEAIEFTELQDFRKFLPKKLSGGLKRRLNIACGIVHKPSLIFFDEPTVAVDTQSRSFILDGIRQLNEKGSTIIYTTHYLDEVDGLSDRIVIMDKGKSIISGTSQELKASITISEIIQVELTTIPTSEQLERLRQIPQILVMEEQKQQLKFHFKKGNNHLMHVANTIEELQLNYVRLYSEQPSLDDVFLAYTGKGLRDR from the coding sequence ATGGAAACAAGTATTGTAGTAAAAGGTTTAGTGAAACGATATAAAGATTTAATGGCGTTAAATCACTTTGAAATTGAAATTCAAAAAGGGGAGTTATTAGCGCTTCTTGGTCCAAATGGCTGTGGAAAAACAACTTTAATCAATTGTATGCTAGGATTTTTAACATTTGATAGTGGAGAGATTACAGTGTTAGGAGAAAATCAATTTCCATTATCTGCTAAAGCTAGAGGGCAAATTGGAATTGTACCACAAGAGTTAGCTTATTTAGAAAATTTAACAGTGGAAGAAAATATTGATTTCTTTTGTGGACTATACATTTCAGATTCAACATTGCGAAAACAATATGTAAAAGAAGCGATTGAATTTACAGAATTACAAGATTTTCGTAAATTTCTTCCGAAAAAATTAAGTGGTGGATTGAAACGCCGATTAAATATTGCTTGCGGAATTGTCCATAAACCTTCCTTAATTTTCTTTGATGAGCCAACTGTTGCAGTTGATACTCAAAGTCGTTCGTTTATTTTAGACGGAATTCGTCAATTAAATGAAAAAGGCAGTACCATTATTTATACCACTCATTATTTAGATGAAGTGGATGGATTAAGTGATCGTATTGTGATTATGGATAAAGGAAAGAGCATTATTTCTGGAACGTCTCAAGAATTAAAAGCATCGATTACTATTTCAGAAATTATTCAAGTAGAATTAACGACCATTCCAACAAGTGAACAATTAGAGCGATTAAGACAAATTCCTCAAATTTTAGTGATGGAAGAACAAAAACAACAGTTGAAGTTTCATTTTAAAAAGGGAAATAATCATTTAATGCATGTTGCCAACACGATTGAAGAATTGCAGTTAAATTATGTGCGTTTATATAGTGAACAACCAAGTTTAGATGATGTGTTTCTAGCCTATACTGGGAAAGGACTTCGTGATAGATGA
- a CDS encoding CvfD/Ygs/GSP13 family RNA-binding post-transcriptional regulator, whose product MTQTYRIGDVITAKVTGVQPYGIFLALDEETQGLIHISECKHGYMDNVHNFVKIGEEVTAKVIDVDEFTDKISLSIRALEKLDVPSTPTRIKRNKKRFTPPIGFSSLAHQLPYWIEEAQEKFVKPKETKA is encoded by the coding sequence ATGACACAGACGTATCGCATTGGAGATGTGATTACTGCTAAAGTGACAGGAGTTCAGCCTTATGGAATTTTTCTAGCTTTGGATGAAGAAACACAAGGATTAATTCATATTTCTGAATGTAAGCATGGATATATGGATAATGTGCATAATTTTGTAAAAATTGGAGAAGAAGTAACTGCAAAAGTGATTGATGTCGATGAATTTACCGATAAAATTAGTTTATCGATTCGTGCATTAGAAAAACTAGATGTACCTTCTACACCAACGAGAATTAAACGCAATAAGAAACGCTTTACTCCACCAATTGGATTTTCATCTTTAGCGCATCAATTGCCGTATTGGATTGAAGAAGCACAAGAAAAATTTGTAAAGCCGAAGGAAACTAAAGCATAG
- a CDS encoding peptidylprolyl isomerase has protein sequence MVIFPQLRRQLKGNPVVILHTNMGDITLELFEKRAPKTVKNFVTHAKNGYYDGVIFHRVIEDFMIQGGDPTGTGMGGESIWGPKFEDEFSKELFNLYGALSMANAGPNTNGSQFFIVTAKHVPAQMLTQLKEMGWPEKIVEAYAKDGGTPWLDHRHTVFGRVVEGMDVVLKIESVKRNGQDRPLEDVVIESATVVKR, from the coding sequence ATGGTTATATTTCCACAATTAAGAAGACAATTAAAAGGGAACCCAGTTGTAATTTTACATACAAATATGGGGGATATTACGTTAGAATTATTTGAAAAGCGTGCACCAAAGACCGTTAAAAACTTTGTGACACATGCGAAAAATGGATATTACGACGGAGTAATTTTCCATCGTGTCATTGAAGACTTTATGATTCAAGGAGGAGACCCAACTGGTACTGGTATGGGTGGAGAATCGATTTGGGGTCCAAAATTTGAAGATGAGTTTTCAAAAGAATTATTTAATCTTTATGGAGCTCTTTCAATGGCAAATGCTGGTCCAAATACAAATGGTTCACAATTTTTCATTGTTACAGCAAAACATGTTCCTGCTCAAATGTTAACACAATTAAAAGAGATGGGATGGCCAGAAAAAATCGTTGAAGCTTATGCAAAAGATGGTGGAACACCATGGTTGGATCATCGTCATACCGTTTTTGGTCGTGTTGTTGAAGGAATGGATGTCGTATTAAAAATTGAATCCGTTAAACGTAATGGTCAAGATCGTCCATTAGAAGATGTTGTGATTGAATCAGCTACAGTAGTGAAAAGGTAG
- a CDS encoding glucose-6-phosphate isomerase, whose product MGHISFDYSKALGFFKQEEIDQLQSTVTAVDKDLREGLGAGADFTGWINLPRDYDKEEFARIKEAAKKIQEDSEVLVVIGIGGSYLGARAAIDFLNHAFYNYLPAEQRKAPQVLFAGNSISSTYLHGLIELIGDRDFSVNVISKSGTTTEPAIAFRVFKDLLIKKYGKEEAVKRIYATTDRARGALKSEADVEGYQTFVIPDDVGGRFTVLTAVGLLPIAVTGADVDALMQGAEDARVAYSSPNLKENEAYQYAVARNVLYRKGKVTELLINYEPTLQYFSEWWKQLFGESEGKDLKGIYPSSANFSTDLHSLGQYIQEGQRNIFETVIKVGTPNETVTIPETEEDLDGLGYLQGKTMDFVNTKAFQGTLLAHTDGQVPNFVVTIPDMSAYTLGHLIYFFEIAVGISGYLNGVNPFDQPGVEAYKKNMFALLGKPGFEDLAEELNNRL is encoded by the coding sequence ATGGGACATATTTCATTTGATTATTCCAAAGCATTAGGTTTCTTTAAGCAAGAAGAAATCGATCAATTACAATCAACTGTAACAGCAGTTGACAAAGATTTAAGAGAGGGATTAGGAGCAGGTGCAGATTTCACTGGTTGGATTAACTTACCACGTGACTATGACAAAGAAGAATTTGCTCGTATCAAAGAAGCAGCTAAAAAAATTCAAGAAGATTCTGAAGTATTAGTTGTGATTGGTATCGGTGGTTCATATTTAGGAGCTCGTGCAGCAATTGATTTCTTAAATCATGCATTCTACAACTATTTACCAGCAGAACAACGTAAAGCACCTCAAGTGTTATTTGCAGGAAACAGCATTAGCTCAACTTACTTACATGGTTTAATTGAGTTAATTGGAGACCGTGATTTCTCAGTAAACGTTATTTCTAAATCAGGTACAACTACAGAACCAGCGATTGCGTTCCGTGTGTTTAAAGATTTATTAATTAAAAAATATGGTAAAGAAGAAGCGGTTAAACGTATTTATGCAACAACTGACCGTGCTCGTGGAGCATTAAAATCAGAAGCAGATGTTGAAGGTTATCAAACATTTGTCATTCCAGATGATGTAGGTGGTCGTTTCACTGTATTAACAGCTGTAGGTTTATTACCAATTGCTGTAACTGGTGCAGATGTAGATGCATTAATGCAAGGGGCTGAAGATGCTCGTGTGGCTTATAGCTCACCAAACTTAAAAGAAAATGAAGCTTATCAATATGCGGTAGCAAGAAATGTGTTATACCGTAAAGGTAAAGTGACTGAATTATTAATTAATTATGAGCCAACTTTACAATACTTCTCAGAATGGTGGAAACAATTATTCGGTGAATCAGAAGGTAAAGACTTGAAAGGTATTTATCCTTCAAGTGCGAACTTCTCAACTGATTTACACTCATTAGGTCAATATATCCAAGAAGGTCAACGTAATATCTTCGAAACTGTTATTAAAGTGGGTACTCCTAATGAAACTGTAACAATTCCTGAAACTGAGGAAGATTTAGATGGTTTAGGTTATTTACAAGGTAAAACAATGGATTTTGTAAATACAAAAGCTTTCCAAGGTACTTTATTAGCGCATACGGATGGTCAAGTGCCAAACTTTGTTGTAACAATTCCTGATATGTCAGCTTATACTTTAGGTCATTTAATTTACTTCTTCGAAATCGCTGTAGGTATTTCTGGTTACTTAAATGGTGTGAATCCATTTGACCAACCTGGTGTTGAAGCGTATAAGAAAAATATGTTTGCTTTATTAGGTAAACCAGGATTTGAAGACTTAGCAGAAGAGTTGAACAATCGTTTATAA